TGCCTTTGTAAATAACCCCATCCATGTCGATAAGAAAGCCTTTTTGTGCCATAGGTTAAGTTTTTTAAATTTTAAAATTGTCGGCAAGTGACAACCGAATTATTTTTGGCTGGCAAGAATTATTATCGGCGGCAAGAATTTGGCAAGGAGAAATTCAGGAATTAAGTGTAGAGTGCTAAGGCAAGTATTGTTATAAAACGAGCAGTCGCTGTGTTTATTATATAACGCAAATATACTGGTTGTAAGTATATGAAAAGTTAATCCATTATTAAGTTAATGAAATCAATTGGGAATGGGATATGGTAAATTGGTTTGTTTATATGATACATGTAATGCTTAGAGTAGCTTTACTGCAAATAAGAGACGTATTTTATTACTTGTAAATTTTTGAAAAAAAGTTGCTTTTTTTGGCAAACGGGGAACAGCTGCAAACTGCAAGCTTCAAGCTGCAAGCAAATACAGGCCGAAAGCCGAAAGCTGAAAGCAAATACATTTCCGGTTTTAGCTTTAGCCTTTAACCTTTTGGCTTTAACCCGTTTTCTTCACTTCAACATTCAATATTGGACATTCAATATTCAATATTCTGTATCCTGTCTACGCGCCATCATCTTCTTCCAGATCTTTCAGCGCCTTATTATACCGGTACAACACCTCCACATACTTCTCCAGCACCGGTAATAACAACCATCCGGTGGCTTTGCCATCAACCAGCATAAAATAGTACTGTACGGCGCGTTTGATATCTTTTTGTTCCAGGCAAACCCATAAACGGGTTAGCCAGAAATTGATCACTTCAGAAGAATGGTATTGTTCATAACCCGGTACGGCTTCGCGAATATCGGAGTGGGCATAGATCTGTTCAAATCGGCTGTCCTGCTCCTGTTGTATCAGGGCGCCTAATGCCAAACTGAAGTTCAACACCGGAAAGTATTTGTACATTTTCACCGCATGCTTTTTGGCCACTTCGCATAAGGAAGGCAGATCGAGCAGCACGCCCTGTTCGTAAATGGTTTGCAACGCCAACGGGTTGTGTGCATATTCGTTAGCCAGCGCCGCCATACCGTCTTCAAACTCACGCATCAGTTGCTCGTTGTTACGGTCCAGCAAATCGGCGAGCTCATCGGTTTGTTTTACTACAAACAGGTGTTCTTCAAAATGTTCTTCCAGCACGTTATTAGGTTCTTCGGCGCCATGGCCAATTTCATCCCACATTTCATGCCATTGCAATTCTTCCTCAGGTGTACAGGTATTTATTTCGGGGGGTAGTAAGCGGGTGAGCAATTCTGCATGAATGGTGATCTGTTCCAGCACCGAGCGTGTTTGCACCTTCTCTGTATTCAACATATCGTCTGAGCGAATGTTCTGCACATTGCTCAAACTTACTTCACCGGGCGGAATGTTGTCTATTTGCAGATTGATGGCAGATGCATCTTCCCGTAAGCGGGGTGGTATACCAGGGTCCTCAACCGTATAATAATAATTTCCTTCGCCGGCATATTGTTTCAGCTTGGCCAGTACCTCGGCAAACTGACCTGAACGTTCCACGATCAAATGTGGCAAGCCGTCGGTACCTAACGGAACATCGATCACCGGCACTGCATTATCATCTTCTTCCAGGATATAACGGGTAACTTCAAAGTTGTGATGCGGGTGAATATCAAACTCCATGGCAAAATCATGACCGGCGTAAATGATATTGTGCGCAAGCGCATAATCTATTTCCTTGAAATCTGCCAGTTCCTGGCTGTATTCCTGAAAAAATTCATTCTCGGAGGTATTGAAAAAAAACACGGTATCTTTTACTCCCAAACACAACAGATCTACACGATACAAACCGATAGTAACATTGCCGTTCGTATGTTTTCGCATTACAGATACATTGGCGATCTGACTTTCTTCCCAGTCCTTATTCACCATACATTTACTCACGGGCAATGTGCGTGCCTTTGTTTGCACGTATTTTCGGGGAGAGAGCGTTTGCATACCTGTGTATTTATTGTTGTGCTATCAAACAGGGTTAACCTGGGGTTGAACAATCGGTTCTTAATATTTTCCCGAGCGGGTCGTCCCGGACCTTCAAAGTAAACGCATTTTGATATACAACTACTCAAAAGTTGTTGTCATAATTTTCACACATTTCTGCACAGTAATGATAACCGGTTGTTTGATACTGCGTTGTAATTAATGAATATTTTGACGATCATCATTAAATTTTGTTACCACCAATGTGGTATTGGTATGCCCGTGACAATCCCCTAGATTTGAGGTAGCTTTTTCCATTTCCCACTCCTACCCTCGCACTAATAAATAAATCATATGCAATTGTCTGCCACATTCACCAAAACACTGTCAATTTATCTTATAGCTTTTCTACCCGCAATAACCTGCACACTCACCAGTTGCAGCAGCACTAAAATAATTACCGAATACGATTGCGCCGATGCTACCAACATCAACAAAGACACTACCGTATGGCATTATTTCTGGGGATTGGTGCAGTCGAAAGACATTCGCCCACAATGCGATAAACGGTATAATCACCTCAATAAGGTTGTAGTAAAATCAACGCCGGGACATGTGTTATTAACAGTTATCACATTGGGAATTGTAATTCCCCAGAAAGTGAGCTGGTGTTGCGCTCCTCCTAACCCACAACCCGGTCATTTAGGAAATTAAAATACAGTTGACGAGTTGACCCGTCAACTGGTCAACTGGTTAACTTTTCAACTAATTAATATGGCATTACCTGAAGGCATATTAGCACTTCCCATTACCGACTGGGAAAACGGTCACCAGAATTTTACTGTTACATTAACAAAAGATGCAAGCTTTAACCTGCGTCTGCCTTTCGACTTCTCCCAGCAGGAAAAGAATTACCAGGCTACCACCAAAAACTTTCAATGGCTGATACAACATGCCATTGACAATAATGTTCGCCTGCGGGCGCTTGGCAATGGCTGGAGCTTCAGCGATGTGGCCGTATGTAATGGCGGACTGGTGGATACCCGTGAGCTGCGTACTTTCTTTAGCATGGGCAATAGTTTTTTATCACCGCAATACCTCGCCAATGGCAAAACTGCACAAGACCTGGTGTTTACCCAATGCGGCATGAGCATCTTACAAATGAATAAGGAGCTGGAAGAAGAAAATGGCTGGCTGCGTTGCCTGCGTGCTTCCGGGGCCAGTAACGGACAAACCATTGCCGGCGCTACTGCTACCGGCACTCATGGCGCCGGGTATAAAGTTGGCGCCGTACATGATGCCATTGTAGGCTTACATCTTGTCACCGGCGCCAATCGTCATGTGTGGCTCGAACGGGCCTCGTATCCCGTAGCTTCGCAGGCTTTTACCGACTGGCTGGGCGCCGAAGTGTTTCGTGACGATGACCTGTTCAATTCTGCAGTGGTGAGTTTTGGCAGTTTTGGTTTTGTACATGGGATCCTGCTGGAAACGGAACCTATTTTCCTGCTGGAGAAACATACTTCTTCTAATATTCCTTATAACGACAAGCTGAAACAGGCCATCAATGAATGGAAATTTGAAGCGCTCCATGATTTTCTCCCCTTCCCGCCCGAAAGCCCTGGCCGTAGTTTGTATCATTTTGAAGTGATCGTAAATCCACATCGCTTTGCCATTGACGATGCAGACAAAGGCGTGTTCCTGCGCGCGATGTATAAAACGCCGTACAGAACAGATTACGACAAACCCGCCTTACCCGCCGGTAAATTTCAATACGGTGATGAATTGCTTGGACTGGTACAAACCATTCTCGATAATATCGGTAAAAAGCTTACGCAAAAACTGGTACCGCCATTGGTCACCAAATTATTTCCGCTGGCGTTTGCCGCCAATGAACAGGCCACTGGCACCATTGGTGAGATCTTTACCAATACCAAATTCAGGGGCAAAGCAGCCAGCGCCGCTATTGCCATAGACACGGCTAATGCCAGCCGCGCCATTGAAGAAATTGTGGAATTGAATAAAAAGACTCCTTTTGCCGGCGCCCTGGCCCTGCGTTTTGTAAAGGGCACGCAAGCCACGCTCGGCTTTACCAAATTTGAAAAAACCTGCGTACTGGAAATGGATGGTGTTGAATCGGTCACCAGCCGTAAGTTCTTCAGCAGCGTGTGGGACCGTTTTGAAGCAATCGGCCTCCCCTATACCTTACATTGGGGCAAGATCAACTTTAACCTAACCGAACCGCGCATCCGCCAGATGTATGGCGATGCTGCGGTAAATAAATGGCTTACTGCGAGACATAAATTGCTTGATAACGAAACGCAAAAGGTGTTTAATAATGCTTTTATGGAACGCACAGGGTTAATGTGATAATTAGCTAATTTGATAATGTGATAATTGAATACATGGCTAACTATTATCGAGCGCTTCCATTATCACATTAGCTAATTGGCCATATAATTTATTTTATATACCTTGGATTCCCCATCCCAGCCAACGTACACATTCCCGGATAAATACTCAATCAAAGTCGGTGATGATTCCCTTGCGCAGTATCAACAACAATACGCGCAGGTACTGTATTTTTTAATCAAATTAAAATTCAGGAAATGATTGCTCATCCCGACAAATTTGCCGGCTTTTACAACAATGGATTGCTTGACTTTGACCGCAGACTGGCATATTACGCCTATCAACAGTTTAAACCGTACTTTAAAAACAAAACATGCCTCGAATTAGGTCCTGCCACCGGATACATGACCTGTCACTTATTAAACGATTTTAAAGAAGTGACCGCTGTAGAGGGATCTTTAAACTTATTAGAACAGATCCCTGATCATCCAT
The Niastella koreensis GR20-10 genome window above contains:
- a CDS encoding FAD-binding protein encodes the protein MALPEGILALPITDWENGHQNFTVTLTKDASFNLRLPFDFSQQEKNYQATTKNFQWLIQHAIDNNVRLRALGNGWSFSDVAVCNGGLVDTRELRTFFSMGNSFLSPQYLANGKTAQDLVFTQCGMSILQMNKELEEENGWLRCLRASGASNGQTIAGATATGTHGAGYKVGAVHDAIVGLHLVTGANRHVWLERASYPVASQAFTDWLGAEVFRDDDLFNSAVVSFGSFGFVHGILLETEPIFLLEKHTSSNIPYNDKLKQAINEWKFEALHDFLPFPPESPGRSLYHFEVIVNPHRFAIDDADKGVFLRAMYKTPYRTDYDKPALPAGKFQYGDELLGLVQTILDNIGKKLTQKLVPPLVTKLFPLAFAANEQATGTIGEIFTNTKFRGKAASAAIAIDTANASRAIEEIVELNKKTPFAGALALRFVKGTQATLGFTKFEKTCVLEMDGVESVTSRKFFSSVWDRFEAIGLPYTLHWGKINFNLTEPRIRQMYGDAAVNKWLTARHKLLDNETQKVFNNAFMERTGLM